Proteins encoded in a region of the Paenibacillus pedocola genome:
- a CDS encoding sulfatase-like hydrolase/transferase gives MSSEPQNLLFIMSDQHNRDMLGCSGHPIVKTPNLDELARQGVFFSNAYTSSPICVPARASLATGRYPHTIGAWDNAAPYTGEQASWGHRLTEQGVPVTTIGKLHYRNTTDDTGFPDQRLPMHVSNGVGDLYTLVREAGIPIKETVPRKLILGAGPGESAYTKFDRAVTSRAVSYLREEASASGKPWVLVVSYACPHFPLIAPREYYDLYPLEDVIFPKQYGLNQRPMHFVLEEYRRLSGLADELDEADIRKAIAAYYGLCSFMDAQIGEVLSALRESGLDKTTRIIYTSDHGDAMGEHGLWFKSTMYEGAVGIPFIIAGADLPKGTTVTDNVSLVDCFPTILESAGVQLKEEDSDLPGTSLLRLARGEVAPNRTVFAEYHAAGSITGFYMLRDEHYKYIHYVDYPPQLFNLKDDPDELEDLAGDPSYEDVIRRFEEQLAEMLDPQEINSKAKKDQVRRLNAHGGREQIIAQGFKVPFTPAPGVP, from the coding sequence ATGAGCTCCGAGCCACAAAACCTGCTGTTTATCATGTCCGATCAACACAACCGCGATATGCTGGGCTGCAGCGGCCATCCCATAGTAAAGACTCCGAATCTGGATGAGCTTGCCCGGCAAGGGGTCTTCTTCTCGAACGCTTACACCAGCAGCCCGATCTGCGTCCCGGCACGTGCAAGCTTGGCCACCGGGCGTTATCCCCATACAATCGGGGCCTGGGATAATGCGGCGCCATATACCGGTGAGCAGGCCAGCTGGGGCCACCGTCTTACCGAGCAGGGCGTCCCGGTCACGACAATTGGAAAACTCCATTACCGGAATACGACGGATGATACCGGCTTCCCGGACCAACGGCTCCCTATGCATGTATCGAATGGCGTAGGAGATCTCTACACTCTGGTCAGGGAAGCGGGGATACCGATTAAGGAAACTGTCCCCCGCAAACTGATACTGGGTGCCGGGCCTGGCGAGTCTGCCTATACCAAGTTTGACCGTGCCGTTACCAGCAGGGCTGTAAGCTATCTGAGGGAAGAAGCTTCTGCAAGCGGGAAGCCGTGGGTACTGGTTGTCTCCTATGCCTGCCCGCATTTCCCGCTGATCGCCCCCCGGGAATATTACGACTTATATCCTCTTGAGGATGTTATATTCCCGAAGCAATACGGACTGAATCAGCGTCCTATGCATTTTGTGCTTGAGGAGTACCGCAGGTTAAGCGGATTGGCGGATGAACTGGATGAAGCGGACATCAGAAAAGCGATTGCCGCCTATTATGGACTGTGCAGCTTCATGGATGCCCAAATTGGTGAAGTGTTGTCCGCTTTGCGCGAGAGCGGCCTGGATAAAACCACACGCATTATTTATACCTCCGACCACGGGGATGCCATGGGCGAGCATGGCCTTTGGTTCAAATCGACGATGTATGAAGGCGCCGTGGGTATCCCATTCATTATTGCCGGAGCAGACCTGCCCAAAGGAACAACGGTGACGGATAATGTGTCTCTTGTCGATTGTTTCCCGACCATATTAGAATCCGCCGGAGTCCAACTGAAAGAAGAGGACAGCGATCTTCCGGGCACTTCGCTGCTGAGGCTGGCCCGGGGAGAAGTTGCACCGAACCGGACTGTGTTCGCTGAATACCATGCTGCCGGCAGCATTACAGGGTTCTATATGCTCCGGGATGAACACTACAAATACATTCATTATGTGGATTACCCGCCCCAGCTGTTCAACCTGAAGGATGACCCGGACGAACTGGAGGACCTCGCAGGCGATCCTTCGTATGAAGATGTCATCCGCCGTTTTGAGGAGCAACTTGCCGAAATGCTGGACCCGCAGGAAATCAATTCGAAAGCCAAAAAAGATCAGGTACGGCGGCTTAATGCTCACGGAGGACGCGAGCAGATTATTGCCCAAGGCTTCAAAGTGCCCTTTACCCCCGCCCCGGGCGTACCGTAA
- a CDS encoding YciI family protein: protein MLYMLIVKASKNSEAGKLPNAELIEAMTKYNEELVKAGVRVAAKGLHPSSNGIRFSFPKPGEKPVVTDGPFTESKEIIAGFILIDVKSREEAIEWAMRMPDPQGDGEGEIELRQVFEVPELMELD from the coding sequence ATGCTGTATATGTTGATTGTCAAAGCCTCGAAGAATTCGGAAGCCGGAAAGCTTCCAAACGCTGAGCTCATTGAAGCCATGACGAAGTACAATGAGGAATTAGTTAAGGCTGGCGTGCGGGTTGCGGCTAAGGGACTTCATCCAAGTTCAAATGGGATTCGCTTTTCGTTTCCGAAACCAGGGGAGAAGCCGGTGGTAACGGATGGCCCATTTACGGAATCGAAAGAAATAATTGCCGGGTTCATTCTGATTGATGTGAAGTCAAGGGAAGAAGCCATCGAGTGGGCCATGCGGATGCCAGATCCGCAAGGAGATGGGGAAGGTGAGATTGAATTGCGTCAAGTATTTGAGGTGCCAGAGCTGATGGAGCTGGATTAA
- a CDS encoding M48 family metallopeptidase: protein MQIQLEDQTFTLSVQYSKRKKISLQIDGAGRITVKAPKGTTEEVILSAVQGHSGWIMEKLREQAAARQVPKAKEYQEEGSFLYLGKEFPLHELITTGERDAEALKLELKKFYFASLKKIVAERMPRYQAVLKVKPKSFEIVESRTKWGSCSSDKKLTFNYRLAMAPPEVIDYVIIHELCHLLHMNHDRSFWRRLGSVMPDYKRQEEFLARFGQFMTL, encoded by the coding sequence ATGCAGATTCAACTCGAAGATCAAACTTTTACCCTAAGTGTCCAATACAGTAAACGCAAAAAAATATCCCTGCAAATCGATGGAGCAGGCCGGATCACCGTGAAGGCTCCGAAGGGGACAACCGAAGAAGTAATTCTAAGTGCAGTTCAGGGGCACAGCGGATGGATTATGGAGAAGCTGCGCGAACAGGCCGCGGCCCGGCAGGTACCCAAGGCGAAGGAATATCAGGAGGAGGGCAGCTTTCTGTACCTCGGCAAGGAGTTCCCGCTGCATGAACTGATTACAACCGGTGAGCGGGATGCCGAGGCGCTGAAGCTGGAGCTGAAGAAGTTCTATTTTGCCAGCCTGAAGAAAATAGTGGCGGAGCGGATGCCCCGGTATCAGGCCGTACTGAAGGTAAAACCGAAGTCGTTCGAGATCGTAGAGTCACGGACCAAGTGGGGGAGCTGCAGCAGCGATAAGAAGCTGACCTTCAATTACCGGCTTGCGATGGCTCCGCCCGAGGTTATTGATTATGTGATTATCCATGAGCTGTGCCATCTGCTGCATATGAATCATGACCGGTCCTTTTGGCGGCGGCTCGGAAGTGTTATGCCGGATTACAAAAGACAGGAAGAATTTCTGGCCCGATTCGGTCAGTTTATGACGCTCTGA